A stretch of Equus caballus isolate H_3958 breed thoroughbred chromosome 11, TB-T2T, whole genome shotgun sequence DNA encodes these proteins:
- the OR4D1 gene encoding olfactory receptor 4D1, with protein MEPQNITWVSEFVLSGFSQTQEFQKFLFLVFLIVYVTTVVGNLLILIAVTFDSQLHMPMYFLLRNLAVIDLCYSTVTAPKMLVDFLHETKTISYQGCMAQIFFFHFLGGGTVFFLSVMAYDRYIAISRPLHYVTIMNTQLCVGLVLAAWGGGFVHSIVQLALMLPLPFCGPNILDNFYCDVPQVLRLACTDTSLLELLMISNSGMLVLIWFFLLLISYTVILVMLRSHSGQARRKASSTCTTHIIVVSMIFVPCVYIYTRPFTPFPMDKAVSISYTVITPMLNPMIYTLRNQEMQAAMKRLGKRLVICSKE; from the coding sequence ATGGAACCACAGAACATCACATGGGTGTCAGAGTTTGTCCTCTCAGGGTTCTCACAGACCCAGGAGTTCCAGAAATTCCTGTTCCTGGTGTTCCTAATTGTCTATGTCACCACTGTTGTGGGAAACCTCCTTATCTTGATCGCAGTGACTTTTGACTCCCAGCTCCACATGCCCATGTATTTTCTACTCCGAAATCTGGCTGTAATAGACCTCTGCTATTCCACAGTTACTGCCCCAAAGATGCTGGTGGACTTCCTTCATGAGACCAAGACCATCTCCTACCAGGGCTGCATGGCCCAGATTTTCTTCTTCCACTTCTTGGGAGGTGGGACTGTCTTCTTTCTCTcggtgatggcctatgaccgctacaTAGCCATCTCCCGGCCCCTCCACTACGTCACCATCATGAACACTCAGCTCTGTGTGGGGCtggtgctggctgcctggggagggggctttgtccactccattgTCCAGCTGGCTCTGATGCTCCCATTGCCTTTTTGTGGTCCCAACATCCTGGATAACTTCTACTGTGATGTTCCACAAGTGCTGAGACTTGCCTGCACTGACACGTCCCTCCTGGAGCTCCTCATGATCTCCAACAGTGGGATGCTGGTCCTCATCTGGTTCTTCCTCCTTCTGATCTCTTACACTGTCATCCTGGTGATGCTGAGGTCCCACTCAGGGCAGGCAAGGAGGAAGGCATCTTCCACCTGCACCACCCACATCATCGTGGTGTCCATGATCTTTGTTCCCTGCGTCTATATCTACACCCGGCCCTTCACCCCCTTCCCCATGGACAAGGCTGTGTCCATCAGCTACACGGTCATCACCCCCATGCTCAACCCCATGATCTACACCCTGAGGAACCAGGAGATGCAGGCAGCCATGAAGAGATTAGGCAAGCGCCTAGTGATCTGCAGCAAGGAGTGA